The proteins below come from a single Papaver somniferum cultivar HN1 chromosome 11, ASM357369v1, whole genome shotgun sequence genomic window:
- the LOC113324312 gene encoding uncharacterized protein LOC113324312 → MQTTAYPWILLGDMNFILRNREKSGGNPHSQNMLNNANDFVNALRVHDISFFGNLFTWTNRRHDAELIQERLDRFLGDETWFNFFPDCHVYHLATISSDHGPIVLTSSKQLNSAKKPNKFNKCCLRDSSCNDINVEDDYWKQRAKDDLFKFDNRYTSYCHSRDNFRMKKTNIEFIKDNTGVWLTGGHGIAVNLKNHFSSISRTSNPTHNARLFYCVNACVTNADNLCLMRLPSKDKIKDVVFSMKPWTSPGPDGFPPGFYQNMWDIIGEDTVKMVHCFF, encoded by the exons ATGCAAACTACTGCTTACCCATGGATTTTATTGGGTGATATGAACTTCATTCTAAGAAATAGAGAGAAATCTGGTGGCAATCCTCATTCTCAAAACATGTTGAACAATGCTAATGATTTTGTTAATGCTCTACGTGTTCATGATATAAGCTTTTTTGGCAATTTATTTACTTGGACCAATAGGAGACATGATGCTGAGTTGATTCAAGAAAGGTTAGATAGATTTCTAGGTGATGAAACCTGGTTCAATTTCTTCCCAGATTGTCATGTCTATCATCTAGCTACTATATCTAGTGATCATGGCCCTATTGTTCTTACCAGTTCAAAACAGTTAAATTCTGCCAAGAAACCAAATAAATTTAACAAATGTTGCCTTAGGGATTCCTCTTGTAATGATATT aatgttgaagatgattacTGGAAGCAAAGAGCTAAAGATGATTTGTTCAAATTTGATAATAGATATACTAGTTATTGTCATTCTAGAGATAATTTTAGAATGAAAAAAACTAATATTGAATTTATTAAGGATAATACTGGTGTTTGGTTAACTGGTGGACATGGGATTGCTGTTAATCTTAAAAATCATTTTTCCTCTATTAGTAGAACTAGTAATCCTACTCACAATGCTAGGCTTTTTTATTGTGTTAATGCCTGTGTTACTAATGCTGATAACTTGTGTTTGATGAGATTACCTTCTAAAGATAAAATCAAGGATGTGGTTTTTAGTATGAAGCCCTGGACTTCACCTGGACCTGATGGTTTCCCACCAGGGTTTTACCAGAATATGTGGGACATAATTGGAGAAGATACTGTAAAAATGGTTCACTGCTTCTTTTAA